The genomic segment TGCCGCCACGAGATAGGCAGCAcattaatgacaataattatcaatCGACGTATTGTTGTGATCCACTGTACTCGGGTACACTGACACGGGTCTCTATGATTACTTGACGATTAGTCCGGCTGACCGGCGGCGTGCGTAGTACGCGAGTAACGTTGTGTTTACACGATCCGGCGGCCCGAGTACGGTactatggaataataataatataatatctcggTGCGTAAATGGCGCGCGCATTGATGCCGGGGGAGAGAAATAAAAAACCGGACGCGCGCGCGTACAATATTTttcacgataatattttatcgtacaACACGGTAGTGGTTGGTTTATTGTGTCTCGATTTCGTTGCCTGTGCCCCTGTACCCCGTAAAAATTTCTCTACGAaacgaacaatattattcagttaTGGCGAATTGTATTTATGgttaaatatgcaaattattggttatttttttgttttttttttcagacatttgcatcattatttattattcttttattacgATTTTCTAACCGACTTAAAGAAAATCTAATCAACGGAGATAAAGGGTAAAAACGTTCTTCACCTACCACATCACCGCCGCAAGCCCTCAACCGTGGTGGTGCAATCACTACAAGCATTCCAATATGGCCGGTTAACACAAAGCGCGCGTACAGTGTACACAACACAACACATGCTTCGTTCCGTTGACCCTGACCGTAAAGATTATGTACCGACGCGGCACGGTAACCGGCAGACTTGGTGGGTTTGACGGGTTGGTGGGTGTTGGGTGGGGGGTCGTGCCGATAGTGTGCGGCCCGTCTGCGTGCGCTCGTGTGCGTGTGCTTGTGCTTGTGTGTACGACGTCACGTACGCACGCTCAAGCGCACGCCGCACAACGACGTTTTGCCATTCGATAATCATGCGatacgtattataggtacaacatgacgtatacgtataatataatgatactgtacaatattttaggccaatattatacataaataaaatattgtacgcgCATTGTGTGTCGCGAAGGTGAAACGCGGTCCGTGTAATCGGCACACCTGTCGGCGGCCGACCGTTTCACGCACCGCAGGGCGCAGACACGGCCGATGCGCGCCCCGAACATAGGGCCGTTGTGTCGCCACCAGATTTTGCACGGTTTTTGAGGCGTAAAAAATCCCATCCAATCCCTGCACGGACGGCACGACCAGCCGTTCGTCGCAGCGCTACGTCCCCAGGCCGTACGtgacgtttttgttttttttttggatgcGCACCGCTGTGTACCGCGGTCCACCGGCCGAATATCGCGTACGCCTAATCAATTCCGTGCCAGCCCACCGCACCGCCCCGCCCTATCGCCACGACCTTATAGACTGATACCACGAGAGAGATGCTTGAAAACTGCGAATGACGATCGTATAGATCACGGTCGGCGGAGGATCCAGCGACGAGTCATCCGGTCGTTCGAACCGATccgttttctttattttttttctccggTTTATCGCGTTTCTGCTCGGTGCGGCCGTTATCCGCCGTTTTGCCGTCCTGTCGTCGACCACTCAGCAGCGGCATGAACTCCGCCCCGTCGTAGTGGTCATGCGTCGCGTCGCCACCAGGTACGCTATCCCGACGTCGTTTCTGTCCATCATCTCCCAGCACTGTTGGGGCGCCGGGCGTCTAGACTGGTCTGCATAGCTGTCCACACGACTGGTACGAGGGCGCGTTGCATGCTTTACTGTTAATGTTTAGATTGTCCGTCGTTTGCACAACGCAGGCCCGATCAAACCGCTGTCGGTGACGCGTTTGTTGTCTCTCATTTTTGTGCCTGTGGTTTGCACAGTGTTTCTTGAGGTGTGGTCTACCAAACTGTTCGGTCGAAAATAGGTCCTGCTCATTGTTCTGATCACTTGCTCAACAACTTCTTACATTACTAATCCTAACCACTATTCTGGTTAATATTCTATtagtttgtcgtttttaaagTCACAGGTTCATGCTATACCACGTTGTGTGTTGTTTAATGTGTTTAATTTGTTGGTAACGAGTTAACAACATttgattacctacatataatataggcgTACACGTTACATGACATGGTGTTGTGTGAATCTGGCTCTAAAGGTGCGACTCATACCCCTGTGCTTATCACGTAGAGTaacttaattattgtttattatttttgaaaatgtttgtattaggaGGTACAGAGAGGTATTActgttatgtaataatataggtacctacctaataataaatatgttaccaTCAATAACTTTCTATTtacatactaaattatattttatttttattttagctttTTGATACTATTTAAAGTGCATTATATCTAAACCCTGCTTAGCCTTTAACATGTCTGATTTTTTTGTTAGgataatgttcaatatttatccTCATTATGACTACCAAGAATGAAAATTCGATAAACTGTAATAATTCTCAAAATGAAGCCAAAGGACGTCAGAATAGTGATAGAAATACTGTAAAGGTACTACCAacactttacatttttaatttcaaatcatgactcaaaatattaatcacttaatgttttttagaaaattccaaaaatggaTTTAAATAAGTCTGATTTATTAAAGCTTTTAAGCTATTTAGAGGGTGAACTCCAAGCAAGAGATATTGTTATTGCAACTTTAAAGGTAATAcatttgtttgttaaatattataaattcttcaCTTATAAACTCTATTTGTATTTCCATACAGTGtgaaaaagtaaaatgtatgttaagaAACAGAGGCAGTGATCGTGTTGTTAAAGATCCATTGGCCGCTTTACAGCGTGATTGCTTTGCCACCTTTGAAACAAATAATGATAGTCTTTCATATCAACAATTAGGATCGCTTGAAAATCTTGTACTACAGCAAAGAAGAACTCATTTGAGGATAGCTAATGTCTTAAAAGATAATCAAGTTATGCATCGAAaggtaaagtaaaattaaacctTAACATATTAAACacttttgtgttatatttaggGGACGCTACTtagacatttgttgtctctgtcttacaagtacataacataacaaattgtatGCCCAACAGATCAAATTTAGCtttgttagtttaaatattagagtgaattgacctcttataaaatgtaatggtaatattattatctagggcatttCATAGgcttttttgttatattttagttttaaagcgAGATGATTaaaaattcactctaatttttaagttaaaggAGCTAAATGTGAGCGTAAAagttgctatgttacgcacttggaagacagagaaaaaaatgtctgtGTAGTGTCcttttaagacatattattaagatataagTATACAGAGTAATATAGTTGCTGTAACTTCAAATCAtcataatttgtatgtattcaAGACAAACAATTAAGTTCAACATTTTCAACTcacaaagtttattataatatcaccacAACATTGTTATAGttctaaataatgtttttactgaCCCTGTCTGTATTACAAACATCATGCATCATGAATTGAAATAGAGGGTGCTAATAAGTGCCTGAATGACTGGTCTGATGCTAAcgtgtaataattatgtatgtaattataatttaaactgtcGCCAGCACCCTCTATCATAGATCTGATTTGAATACCCAGAGCCAGTGTATGATTTATGTAgacaattgttattaatatttaatcattattttttctttatatgtatttaatttagatattagatCTGGAgcgattaaaaaaacaacagcTTCAGTATGAATACAAAAAGTTGCACAATACTTTTGAAGAAGAACGATTAAAACACAaacaaatcgtattttttttactagctgagagaaaaaaaattgtaatgaaatatattgaaGAGAGAAAACGTTCTGAAGATCTTGGACAAGTAATGAATCTTTTCTTctctacaattattaatattagttttttgttttattaacgtTTTTATTGGTTTCAATAgctatttaaacattatttaataattctattatgtAACAATTTGGTATAATTACAACTTAGAATATGTATAGTTTTCCTATTATATTAAGTCAGCATGTTGCTTACATGAGTTGTATCTGTCTTACAGCAAATTTGTATGTTCGTAAGATGGATTAGGATATAACACGTCATGCAGGCATAACGTTCTCATAgtgtttgattttataaaagataGTTTAAAcaagtaaaacaattaatttattagcagcatttattttgattataatgatTTTGGTTATCAGATATcatattcagtttttaaaactaaaataataaaccttTGGTAAAATCTGTagtattatatatcttattttagatattaagtgaagaaaaaagtaaaattgattCAATGGCTGAAGGGCTGGAAGAAGAAAGTAAAAAGTCATTACAAATGGAAGCAgaattagaaaaacaattggCTTTGTTTGATACCGAAAGCAAAAAGATGATGGCAGCTCTAAGTTTggaagaaaaaaagtaaatcatttaaatgttcTTATACACTTGTTAGGGGAGTGGCACAATTAGAACtgctatttatttaatgattaatgactGATTACCAGTGCCAAATAACTTTCATTAGGGCaactattaaacatttataatcaaacattttccgccctttaaaattttacaacttTTACTGCCCTAGGACACTGTCCCATTGATCCCCACTTAGCACGGTTCTGAACATTACTAATAAATACGGTCTATCAGTGGCGGTTTTGGTAGTGAAGCACCgcctaactttaatttttagatattaaaaaaatatttgtttacgtaATACTGGtaccattttgaattttattcgtATAGTTTAAtcgaaaatgtttattatattagacaTAAATTTGGagtatttaatttgttcaaaaCTTGCACATGAAAATAGTTGTGCGGCGCTAGAACTTAATAAGTAAAGAGCGGATTTTTAGATTCTTAAAAGCTTAAGATATGATGCTAATATGTTctaaaaaaccaattaaatattccttaaatttgtaaatatgcagatatgttttttttctctaaaattcttcaataaagttaataaattactgtTATGCATTATTGgtaacaggtaaattatttaaatgtaaaagtaaaaaaaaagttattattagaaaatcatTCTCATCGctttatcagttatcaaataTGATAATCACGGACTATGTTAGTCTTGGATCATACTTATACTATGATCTAAGATTTTAGTCCATGACAATAATCTATAGTATAATCACAGACTGAGAGGAATATAACGACCaacattatcaatttattataaacaaaaagataattgattgatttaaaatttttatcattctgaaatcaaattatttttttctagggAAAAAAACTGTTgctagaaataattataattcaagaaattaacaaaatatatgatttattatgatttttttatgaacaataataaaatatattccttaatatgaaaaataggcTAAATATTCTCTAATGTCCAAAATATGCTTTTTTTCTCCTTGTAAAGTTGCataaagccaataaaaatataataaaacctaaGATCCGCCCTCTATTTATATgctattatagtcattactgTTTAATGTGTCACACGGAGCTGCTGTCGTCTAAATTGATGCATGCAAGGTGCATGTATGCACATACTCTTAAACACTTAAAATAGTATGAAGTGCTCATGTGCAAAATGCCAGCTAAGGcagacacaataatatatcaccTCTAAACATTGGTCGCCGGATTCATTGTATACAGCTGCGCTAATTACTAGGTGGGGTAGGGGCTACTCGTACAGCTGGGTGTTGTTGTCACTAATACACAGCCATAGTGTCTGTTAGTGATCTAATCATAATTGGGCACTTGCTAATTTAATCTCTTTCCAACATTATCCATAACCCATACAATTTGAAGAAtactttaacatattatatatgtgttacTGTGTCGGACTAATAGTGgatctatttaattatttgatcatctcatgtaaaaataaatataaaattcgaCACTCCTCTATTTTTACTTAACCTAAATGCAGGCTTTATCCAATTTTTGAAACAGatttgtatatacttatatagatattaatgttTGATGTTATAGAACAAATACTTTAGAAGCAGAATTAACAAAATGTCGAAGTGAAATTATTTCATTAGAAAAAGAACTAAGTGAAGCActtcataataatttgatgGAACTTTCCAGTAGATCTTCAggtaatcatattaatttaattatatatatatatatatattaaccttaatttttttttaatataatgtaataatgatagttaattggtagtttgaaaatatttataatgtaggtaagttTCTATACATCTACCTATTATTTCAATTGCtacatatttattagattttatccaaatatttagaaattagaccacacaaattaaaattagagCTCGGTTGTTTATGaaattacatgtttttttgtatttacctGGTCTTATGCTAGCCTACATATAGAATTGATTCTTGTTCTACCGAATCAGTACTTATTGTTCATTACGACTTCCTACCTTAACGATTTTCAGGTAAACTTAATTCTGTTATTGCGACCACCACAGTTTAATTTCGTGCTATATAATTTGCAGTCACTGTTTTGTAGAGGTTTGAGTTACTGTTTTGTGTCcagtaaagtaattttttgaaatgAATAATTGGGATTTATTTATGTCTTATAACTGGGGAACCTTGTTGATACCTTATCTTTAGATATCACTATACTATATAGCTGATGGAACTGAAAATTAACCTACGAGTGACAACAAtgtaattaaacttttaaaatataaatttattgattgatAATGGAAGTTGTGATATTATTCATGGctattaatttacttttcaaaagtttttaagtaataatattcaaagaTGGTCATGTTCAAAGTGTTCATGTAAATCTTATCTATATATTCAATAGTCATTATTCTGTAAAAGTTGaaaggaaaatataaaacttttaattatatgaCACAATTTGGACCTTTACTTTAAAATCCAAGAATGCAACTCAGACCTCTCATGGTAAAACTCTCATTACAACTCAACCAAGATACAATTTTCATGCCTCAGGTAGTCAGGcacctaaaaaatattgttagttcTTATTTTGCTGTTTGTTTATAtctaaaagaattaaatattttaattgcatatttggtaattttataGTTTCAGGTGTAAGAATTATGTCTTCTCCTAGTGATCCAATAATGAGTAGTGTTGCAAAAGTGGTTCAACCTACAGCAACTGCATCTAGTGTTCGAGTTTCTGGTCcaagtaatttttttgatacttaatttgatatacctaatgtaataaaaattacatcaaattcagtcaaacagaataaaaatagtaaattataatttaacactcATTATatagtgaaaatataaaagtataataatagataataggaGCCTATTTTGGTACAGTGGTTGACCGTAGTTAAGCGTTGTTTGGCGTCGCTAGCTGCCAGACGTTGAATGAGTAACTACCCAGGTTTTTATCGATGAAACCTCGCCCCACATAAACATGTATTTCACAACTAACCATGAGGCCCAACATACCCGATAGCCTATGTTGCTGAGTGTCATTTAAAACACGCTACTAGATATTTTCCAAATCGAAGAAAATGTACGAATcataaataatgtgtattaagaggatgttacaTCAACATTTGTTGTAcacgtcttacaagtgcataatatagcaaattgtaTTCTCAGAAGagcacgtttagctccgttagttaaaaaattagagtgaattgatctctTATAAAGTTTAAAGGTAAGGTTATTGGCTAGGCCAGTGTTTTTCAACCTATGGTACTCGCACCACTAGTGTtccaactttattaaaaaaaaatgtaatagatcaatatcacaataaatattatttggtttatttgatattaataataatataaataacaattttacatattatttaattttctttttaattttatgcattAAATGATAATCTTATGATAATTTTGTAGtccctaataaaataaatttccatacatgtaaaatagatattcatttttgataagcaaaaaaaaaaaaaaaatgttattaattagtCAAGGTAGGTGCATGGCCATAAACTGTGTATGTGGTACGGGTATGTAAAAGGGTTGAGAACCGCTGATCTAGGCAATCTCATAggtttatcaattatattttaattttcaatgaatattttaaaattgtaaattgtttgtacgtcttaaagtactcataactctctttaaaattaaaatataatcaacatGTAAGAAACAAATGTCTGTGTAACTTCCtcttaagacatattattaagatataataatatggagtaATTGTCATATATCCAATAATGTTCAAATCTAAATAAagactacctatatttttttagcacCTTTTAACACTTgaaattaaatcttttattaGAATGTGACTCAactattttacaatagtttggaataaaaatatctcaagttcatgtaattttgttttaaatttttaataaatatgatcattgattatacatagtactatgtataatcaatgatatgattattaaattaaatatacctacttaggttatgtgatatactataatatttgatttcccttttttgttgtatttttagtGACTGGAATTGCTCGATCAGTAAATCCTGGTCAAAGTTTGCGTTGTTTGAAACCAATTAGTGGTAAAACTAATGATACACAGGTACCTTGGAAcactttttatttgttgaatgcaacattttatacatttttaaaaacaaaaactgtatattttagGTAGATAAACCTCAAGATGATGAAGATTGTTCTACACCTTTAGACACCATTAAAAAACACCCTATTTCATTTGGTCGTAGTATGCAATCGGACTCTGGTTCAACTAGCACTGTCAAAAAATCATTGTTTGGTATTCAACGTAACATGTCTGTTCCCAATGCAACTGAAAGCAATATTCCTGGATTAATTAAGAAACAAATAACAACTGTGGGACGTGGGACACCACCTCCTGTACCGCCTAATAAGCCTATTATACCACCAAAAAAGGATCTAATATCATTCATAAAAAAGACATCAATTGCTGACAATGCTGCTTCTACTGCTGACAAAGATCAAAAAGACTCTCAACTTAGGCATAATAGTTTTTTGCCTAATGATGCTCCTGTAGATAAGCCAGATgaaatggtaaaaaattaaacttcagGAATTCTTAACAATACCAGCCCAGCGAAATAAACctcatataaaaatcatatttttatatatgtgtTCGCTTGACAAGACTTTAATTGTATTCTCAAAATAGATAAGTAgtaaattttagtaaataatagtaagtttatacttaatcatattttactgttacatacattatattgaatgtaacaaataatcatttaagattgattttatttcataatttgtttattacgatagttttattttaattgtacttaattaatttaatattacaaaataatttcttgGCATACTAAATATCAAAAAGTTCCTAGACCGTGCATCTAATATAACTTGGTATTCAAGGCAAGCTTTAAAACTAAatgatattctaaaaattatggttgataatattataatgtaagatTAATGACTTGCATTTTATAGTTGTTATCAAAGTATATAGTACACCGCTCATATTCTGTTAACTTGATTTTATGTCTTACATTTTAAgacaagttttttaaaaatttaatgctATACACTTTATGTTTAACATCATAATAAATCTTAAACTCATTAAATAACATAACTGTTATTGTATTAAGGGTTTTAACTCAAATACCTTGGACAAGTTaccataaaaatgaattataaaattacatctCCAAATTATTATCttccaaataatattactgcatggttgtattataatacatactatttaaatagttcatcaaaataaatgcattgaataatgataattatttaattctattgTCTTGTTAAGAACTCATTTTTTTTCGCTGTATGGATTTTCAATgcaaatttaaactatactctgTCCAGTGAGAGAACTCTCTGTGGCCTACCAAATATTGGTTCTTTTGCACATGGTCACGCGACAAGTAGCCGTAGTAGAATCAGTGTTGGCGGCAGGGTGTCATGCGGGGAATCTGCAGAATTGACGGgtctctcgctggacagagtaAACTTATAAATGGCTTGATATAACCACTTGTCACTTTaaagtttgttattatttttataaattgtaaaaactttTCTTTAAACAGAAATAGttgtagttttattaaaaacataaaaaattatccaataataatatatgtttatgttataagaaaaatatataactgacatacaattattcatataatcataggtcattttataactatttttagataaaatacaaCTATTCACTGATGACAAAATATTGGGAAACTATcaagtagatatttttttgtattattagttattacataaatagtacaaataatgatatacggattttaaatataatttcaaacaaatatagATTTGATACAATTctcttttaaaacaaaatcagactttttcttaattaaaatcttcaaaataaaattgcaaaatatataaactaatattcattttgataaaaatatatcataatttaaatcataacttGCTATATGATAAAGCAGACAAGCATAGTTCCAACGATTCAGTTTGATGTAGAAAAAACTAGAGCAGTTCTTGTTGGTAAATAtagctgtaaaataaaaaaaaggtttaataAAAACaccattttaattgttttatacttagcaataattaatataatagtgttattaattaatagtgttattaattaaatgtcttttaaaaaaatggagaGAAACATGGACATAGGTAGCTATTAGCTAATTAGCTAAGTatcaaattgataatatttattttgtaatagttttttgaattttaaatagaaCATTCAACATATCCAATTCGTTAAAATGTCTAACATTAGATTAattaacagatattttttttttaaaggtaggtgtaactcaaatttaataataagtaattataaagttattgaaataataatcaacttaattttatcaaaaatgtctaaaaaatattattaagaaaactgAGTTGCTGTttttaaa from the Acyrthosiphon pisum isolate AL4f chromosome X, pea_aphid_22Mar2018_4r6ur, whole genome shotgun sequence genome contains:
- the LOC100165163 gene encoding uncharacterized protein CG10915, with the translated sequence MTTKNENSINCNNSQNEAKGRQNSDRNTVKKIPKMDLNKSDLLKLLSYLEGELQARDIVIATLKCEKVKCMLRNRGSDRVVKDPLAALQRDCFATFETNNDSLSYQQLGSLENLVLQQRRTHLRIANVLKDNQVMHRKILDLERLKKQQLQYEYKKLHNTFEEERLKHKQIVFFLLAERKKIVMKYIEERKRSEDLGQILSEEKSKIDSMAEGLEEESKKSLQMEAELEKQLALFDTESKKMMAALSLEEKKTNTLEAELTKCRSEIISLEKELSEALHNNLMELSSRSSVSGVRIMSSPSDPIMSSVAKVVQPTATASSVRVSGPMTGIARSVNPGQSLRCLKPISGKTNDTQVDKPQDDEDCSTPLDTIKKHPISFGRSMQSDSGSTSTVKKSLFGIQRNMSVPNATESNIPGLIKKQITTVGRGTPPPVPPNKPIIPPKKDLISFIKKTSIADNAASTADKDQKDSQLRHNSFLPNDAPVDKPDEMVKN